The genome window aaGGCATTTCCACCctcatttttcccaaaaattcCCACACAACATAGGAACAGACCAGTGACAACAGAGAAAACATCGGAAACTATATACTGAACTGGTAAATTGACATGTTTCCTATAAAGAACAACATCTATAACAAGGCCATAACAAGAAATAATGAGATAAAAACCCCACCAAACTCTCAACAAAATTGGGTACTTTTGTTCACCAGAATTAAACAACTGGATACGCAAATAAACACAGGCTGCACCCCAAGCAAGTGTCCTAATCGCAAAATCGAAAAGGGTCACTAACCCTTCATCAGACCAACCATTTCTACACCAATAAAAGTAACTCAACAAGCACAACACTAAACTAAACACAGAAATACCCAAACAACAAATTTGAGCTAGTTTATAGCACAAACACCAGGTGTTCTTAAACCTTTGCTTTGAAGCTTGCCTTTTACCCACCATAAATTTCTTGCATACCCATGAGACAAACAAAACGAATAACAAGACCAAGTGTAATGAGCCAGAAAACCCATGTAAGAAAACGGGTTTAATGAGAGAAGAAGTACCTGAGTACAACAGTGATGAGTAGTAATTTGAGAATAAACTTGGCAAACCGTTCTCTGTGGATTCAAGAAGCtccatatttaaattttgtccaaGCTTCTGTGGGGTTTTAGACGAGATGGGTGTGAGTGTGCGCAATTAGATTCTATGTCAGAGTGAAAGATCTTCTTGTGAGTTCAATGATATATATACAGGATTGTTGTTccaaaatgtgtgtgtgtgtgtgtgtgtgtgtgtgagagagagagagagagagagagtcaaaggTCGCTTTCCTTAGGCCGTAGGATTAAGATTACGTGGTGGGAAAGACTCAAAGTTCGGAGATTCCAGACGAATAAGCAGGCAATGAGACAAGTTGAGAGAGTCGAAGTCGAGACTTGAGACAAAAGAAAAGGTTGGGTGGCTTTCCATGATTGGAACTGTATGGCtgtatgtgtgtgttatttactattttataacTCTTGCTctggatttttccttttctaccATCTCTGCCAAAATCATGCTTATTTTGTCTGAAGTTACAACGAATGTTTTTATCTAATAATAAGAACCAAAGATGgcaaactcataaatataaattgtcAGAAAGTTTTTGCTTATTTCAAATAAAGCAAAGGTAAAAAACCAGCTTATAATCACTTTCTAAACTCAGTCTAAATGAAATTGTAACGTGAGGGGCATAGTGTGAGTCTATTCTAAGCTAGGGGTTTGTCGATTATGGCATTAGCTTATATTGTTTTTTAGCTAATTGTGTTTTACTTACGCataaggttttaaaaagttatacataagcaaattaaatgaaaatagcCTATAACTAAGCATctctaagggtgtgtttgtttggagatgAAACATGGTGGATGGAAATTCATTTaacactccttttttttttttttttttttttttaaaatttgagaaacacacacacatatatagggGAAGAGGGATAAAATAAGGGAATACACTCACACGCCAACACCAAAACTGCATGCAACAGTTAGTGTCACGGAGCAAGTGATAAACCCTTTCTCAATATCATACCTTACCGATATGGGATGACTCGACAACACTGagtatctttttttatttgagaaacacacacacacacatatataggaGAAGGGGATGAGATAAGGGAATGCACTCACACGTCAACACCAAAACTGCATGCAACAGTTAGTGTAAGTGAGAATATTGATGTCATATCAAGTTGACATTTCTATTGTATAACAAAGATACAATGGTGCATTTGCATTAAGTAGGCACTTATATTTGTGCCAGGAAGAAAATGTGAATCATTAGGCATTCCAATTATACAATTGTGGTATAATGATGccaggttaaaaaaaataaaattgagtcTCTTATTCAATGGcagttctagaaatttttttagggtggttgtggggccagagaattcgtAGCCCAGGTccactctacattagggcccaaggcctaagccgaggagagctattgctgaggacgcataatgaaagcccaaaaaaggcccaaggatatggccgaggacgatcttatgctcagcacctcacaaaacgcctgaagaaaatgacaaactcagtacaggggcaggacaagggagaaagctgctaaCATCGTAGTACAGAATCCTGTATCTGACAGGCCCATACTCCAAACcatgctatttaatttttccaaccacccccaaccactctaggtatggattGATGGGACAGGTCTGCACCCCAGAAAGtaaaaacttacacgtggacactaaaaGGGAGGTGAACActaatataaaaaggaaagagagcgAAGGGGAAAGGGATACCCCGGAGGGAGGGGAAAATCCTACAAAAGGGAGAAAGGGAAGGATACTGTGCTCCTCGGACTACTACGTCCGAGGACTTAAATCCTACCATCCGTAACAATGGAAGGCTGagctagtcaagccaagtcCACACATATATAAGCTTCCATAAAAATCACGACTAAACCGCTGACCTGTGACCAAGGtcctgcctttcaagcccactctctacaaatcatattgttagggccctttgcatacgagcccaatgtcatttTTGGGTCGTTaaataatcgtgtccctacagtgGTCATTAAAAacacttaatttaaaaaaaaaattatatatatatatatatatattaataataaaacttgaatatattaacttcacaaaataaaaacatattcaaatacataaaattttaaaattttctttcacaagttttcatattttaaaattgttgtgtGATATGATAGTTTCACTATTAATATTATcagctacatctttttcaatatacaaaACCAAGTAATTATTAAGTTATTGATCTTCTATTCAATTACTAATGCCTAAATAAGTACTAAGATAAACAAAATAcattatctttttgaaaaaatatatcacataaatccaacaaattcgGCTAAAGATTAAAACAAATACTAACAAACTAGCTATTTGAAAAGTGTgcattttttatgttaaaaaatagcaattttaaaatatgctagctgaaacacaatttaaaaaatcacaattaaacgATTGATTTGAGATTTTAGGCTAATATGTTTGTTTGAACCATTTTTGAGAAGTGTTATGTTCACAGCATTTTTGAAATAGTTTCACAACTAAACCTAGGTTGTAAGTTTttactggttctaatttgaacttaccattgaaattattttctattcatcaGTAACAACCTATTATTTAGGATTGATacgaaaatattgtgaaaatgttgtgaaaataacattccttgcaatttttttttcaacattcaACGGACAAGAATGAAAGTTCAATTAATGTATAAAACACaattgaacgtttagacccccaattataaaataaccaattcaagctatatgacaaacaactagtgtgtggaaaatgaacacaagctataaacagaattgataaacaatctaagccaattaaaatcacatccacaacataaaataaaaggtaaagattaagggaaggaagatgcaaacacaaggacaacacacgatgtgttatcgaagaggaaaccgaagctctcggcgtaaaacctctccgccgccttccaagtggtaagtaatccactagaaaatgtagttgggatacatgaacaacaatagaccctccaagcctaatctacctagtgtacctaagccctccaagcttcttgctccaacgaggttgcgccgaacctatttcttttctagcttcccggattccgctacttgaccatagcattaaccaatgtagattggttccttcctaactacttcccagaacaccaaacagccctctcacagtaatggatatggtgagaaaaggttttggtaaaaaacctctcaaggatttaacaatggagaggaagagagttgaggaatttgaagagtctcttatgtgaagattgtggatgaatcaatcttgttttactctagggttttgtctctcaaaattctctttggaagctctctttcttttgtgggtataagggatatttatactaaggtgagaatggaatgtgaaaagtcaggtttttcaaaataggactggctcgcggcttgactgagtcgcaagatccagccgcgagataacagaacggccagttgtcctattttgtcctgtagtgctctagctagcatgatgcttcaacttctggcatgcctggcacgtgtacatcttttggcggcttgcagccgcgagtcacccgcgagatccagtcgcgagtctctgttttcttgcacactcttgagcatttcatcacactatctcactcactaccctcacaacaatcccacctaaatacagggttactaattgctgaaatacaagtaaatttgacacggaataaagccaacaagatgattgattaaattcaaccttacaaaagtTTTTGGAgagattgaattttatttttaatgggctcAATTGTTATTAAGGGTgttcaagtgtttttttttagggtggtcaagtttttttttctagataattaaaaactcaaaattttttaagttatatttttaaaaaaaaaaatcagagtggtcctgtgaccaccctgaTTAACACTTGACGCCACCAATGCCCTTATTCTTGtgaaattatgaatatttttttccttgaaaatcaTTCCTAATAGTTAGAGGTTATTGACCTATGTTGCTTCTTGTCATACATGTATGGGGAATAAATTATATCATTATATGCTAAAATAATTATCAAGGGCAAAATGATTTAATAGATATATAGAATATACTAACTACATGatagttgttgtttttttttggagaaagtacATGATAGTTGTTAGTATGGTCATCTTGCAACCATGCGCATGAAACGGACGCATGGgttgcaaaattttcatatacatTCTATGTGAATCATATGTCAACTCAATTCCACATTATGTGCATGAGACGGACGCAAGAGATATATTCTTAGGTGACtcatttttactctttttcctccttttattTTAGATGAATTGAATCATAAATTCAGGTTTTATAATGCCTAATTTAACTTATCTTACATTTCTACATGAACTGTCTTTAGGCTTTTTAGGGCTCATGTCAGGGGAGGCGGTGCATGGGCATTTTTCCCTTGAAAGATGTTATGCAAAGCAGTCCACTCTCCAAGCGTAGAAGAACATTTTCCCAACTACTGAGAATATATTTTACCAAGATAACATCCAAcacattctccaaaaaaaaaaaaaaaaaaaaatccaacagatattcaaattcaatttccaAACCCAAGTACCCAACCCAGAAACCATCCTTCTCACCTTCCCATTTCACACAAGCCCCTTCATTTCCTTGGCTTGATTCACATGGCTCAAATAACCCAAAAGCTGaaacttttttccaaaataatcaaatgtAATTTCCTGGGCATAACCAACACAGCTCGGTTTGTGCATTCAATTGCAAATTCTGACAATTCCATCGAGTTTCAACACCAACCGACCATTTTTGTTCAAAACCTCCTCAAGTTTAGAAGGGACAAACTGGTGGAGATAATTGAGCAAGCTCTCGATCTCAATGCGAGCTTACGCTGACTGAGGACTTGGTCCTGAATGGGCTTCAACGACATTGTTCAGATTGGAGATAAGCTTGTGTATCTTTTTCAACTGGGTTTGTAGAAAGGGAGGATAAGGAAGTGGGGCATTCACTTGGGTGTAGTGTTTACAATGAGACTCTTGTCAATCTTCAGGAATCACAACGTTTCGAGGAGGTGCTCCAAGTGCTCAATGAAATGTCAAAGAGAAAGGTACTTGTCAATGAAGGGACGCATGGAATTTTGCTTAATAGATTTGCGGCTGCTCATAAAGTGGAGGAAACAATTGGTGTATTCAATAGGAGAAAAAGAGTTTGGATTGGAGAGTGACTTGGTTGCgtttcaaaagtttttaatgtcATTATATCGGTATAAGCATGTGGAAGCTGTTGAAACTTTGTTTCACTCGAACTGAAAGGAGTTTTGGTTGCAATAGCAAGACGTGGAATATCATTCTCAATGGCTGGTGCGTGTTGGGGAATGTATGAGGCAAAAAGGTTTTGGAATGAAATTATTGTATCTAAATGTGAGCCAGATATGTTTACACGTGAGACATTTATAAAAGCCTtgacaaagaaaggaaaattagGCACAGCAATTAAGTTGTTTTGATCCATGTGGAAGAATGATTTTTACCCATATTTGGTGATCTGCAATTGCATCATTGATGCACTTTTTTTCAAGAAGAGGATTCCAGAAGCTTTGCAAGTTTTTAAGGAAATGAAGAAGCAAGGTTATCCCGGCCCCCAAATGCAGCAACTTACAACTCATTAATTAAGAACCTTTACAAGATTCGGAGGATGGAAAAGGTTTATGAACTTTCGGATGAAATGGAATAGAAGAAAGGAAGATGTTTGCCAAATGCTATAACTCACGACTACTTGCCCAAGTCCTTGAAGAATCCAGAGGAAGTACCCGAGCTCTTGGAGAGGATTTAAAGAAATGGGAGTAGGATGACTGCTGACCCTTACAACTTGGTCTTGAAGTTGTATATGGATTGGGATAATCAGGGAAGAGTAAGGTATACATAGCAGGTGATGGAGAGAAATGGGTTGGGACAAGACCGACGATCTTATAGCATTATGATACATAGGTTTTATGGCAAGGGAAGAATACAAGGTGCTTTGCTCTTTTTCAATGCTATGACATTAAAGGGCATGGTGCCAGAACCAAGGACCAAAATATCGGTATATGACATGAACATTAAGTTGAAGGAGAGCAGGCAAAAAAGAGGAAACAATGTTAAGGAATAAGGATGGATGATTGTTTATGACTAGCATTTATGGGTCTCATCCTTTCCACCATTTGACAAAAGAGGTAATGCTTCCTCTGACTTTGAACTTCACGTGATTTGGTAAATACTTtcataagaaaggaaaaaaattaattccttAAACATTTTAGACATGCCAGAGTTAGGCATCTGatgaaaactatctttggtgaAGCATTCTTAAGTGGTTAATACTTGAGAAATAACATAGACAAGATTATTACATTGAGCTTAATTGTCAATTGATCATGAATTTGCAATAGGAAGTAAATTTACTCTCCAGACTTCttgctaatttttttctaatatatgtTTATCAGGATTCTAACTGTTGTTGAAAATATGACCACAGTATGGAATAAGTACTGAATAAAAGCGCTATATGGAGAAAGTGCTTGATGATTTCCATGTAGAACCGTATACATGTCATTGTCTCATTAAGCTTTTGAAAATGTAAAAGGGTGTATATGGTTGAAATTTAGATCAATATCATGGCATGGATTCAACTTGAATATCTCAGTATCAAGCTTCATTGTATTCGGATCTGGGTATTAATTGTATTGATCTGGACCCTTACCAACAACCTGTTTTCCTTACTGCTTCTCCAAAAATAGCATCAAAAGTAATAAGATAAAGTTATATAGATAAAGCTATACAGAGCAAAGTATGGCGTGCGATTAACTGaaaaatgatgattaaaaaacATGATTATAGGACAAGCCTCTCAATCCGCATGAGTTCTTTGGTAACACCCACCATAGTTGGTCTTATCTGCGATTCTATTTTTCTACATGTGAAGGCAAGGTCTACCACTGCTTGCAATTGTTGCTCTATGGTACTACCTCTCCCTTCCCCTGCCAAGATTGTAGGATCCACAATGCAACGACCTTGAGCACAATTTTGCATACATACTACTAAATCCTAATCCAACACactctttttttggtttggaaAGTCCACACATTCTCCATTATTCAATTGGGTAAAATCATTTGAATTTTGACCAGTTAAAAGTCCTAAAAGAAGTGCGCCAAAGCTATAAACATCAACTTTCTCTGTTACCTTACCTGTAGCAAAGTATTTTGGGGACATGTACCCTACACACCAAGACAAGATATCAACTTGAACGTGAGTTTCACCTTCGGGGACTGATATAGAAAGTTCGAAGTTGGATAAATTGGCAACATCATGTTGATCTAAGAAGATATTCCACATATCTATATACCTGTGGATGATGGGTCTAGAGAATACAGTATGGAGATATGAAATTGCATGAGCAATCTCCCTTGCAATCTTTAACCTGCTTACCCATGTTAATGGCTGATGTTGTTGACTGCCACCAGGGCCCTGAATTCGATTGGCAAGGCTACCATTTGCAGCAAATTCATGTACTAAAATGGGAGGTTGAGTCTCGAGGCAGCATCCTATAAGCTTTAGTACATTTTTGTGAGCGCTCATCTTTGCAGAAATCACTAGATCATTGATGATGTAGTTGGACAATCCCCGGCCTTCTATAATGTGTACACCGCCTTCAAATTTCCTAATTGAAACAAGTCGGCCGTAGAGAGAACCCTTGTACCATTTCCAGTATAACTCATCTTGGACTATAACAAGACGAGCATCATAGTTGTTGGTTGCCTGCTTGAGCTCTTCATCGGAGAAGCTACGAATGGGAATGGACTTGCCATTACAAATGGCAATCAGCTTTTCCAGTAGCATGCTTCCATTCTCAAAAAatgctctttctttttcctttctatcaTTAGTCATtctaaataaatattcttttttaccAACTTTGCACAGCTTGAACCTCATTTTATCCTCATAATTTCTCCTACAACGCCCCCACCAATCTTACCTTAAAATTTCGTCCATAGGTGGAGCTTTTATTATTAGCCTCGTTGTGACTTTTGGAGTTTTTAGAAGACCGCCACAGAGGGTCAATGGCCTACGCATTCAACACTTCACATGATGAATGCATGAGATCAACTCCTGTGTGGTGCTTGCCACCTTATAATTGAACTTAAACAACGGAATGTATAACACATGAAAACGTCCTAGTGCTTATGATGAATCAAACCTTACTACTTGTACTATCAGAGAtataatagaaatataagaaacCAACTATgctttgaatttattttatcaatgcaCACAATCCAATGTTGCACTCGAATCAAATTACACATCAGACAACTATATACATTATGATGATCATACAGGCATTTAGCATGGTTTAGTTAGTTAATAGTTAATtcatgtggtgtatttggataACAAGATTTGATCTTGTGGAGTTGGATTTGAGTGATTAAATCCAATTACTTTGTTTGGATAGTTTTAAAAGATCTAGGATTTGGATTTGACCAAATCCAGGGGcagcttgatgcatttgggggccCAAGgcaaaaattgattatcttattttagatgcaaaatttatactaattaatatgaactgcgtagaattttttcttttttttaagaaattttatagatagaaaaagtttgacaaaattttccGTACTTGTTGTGAcagattgatagtggtaagtaaaaaaacGGTATTAGTGGTAAATTtagatgagaactagtaaaagtttgcaaactcaactcttattattattattattattattattattattatttagaaatgcaacattcacaatattttttacaacaaatcctaagttttaagttgctttttgttttctatttgaaaatatcactataattattttttttgtcatcaataacaacctactacttaacattaattgtaaaagtgttgtgaaaaatattgtggacgttgcatttttctctctcttttatttgttttttatcttgtaaaaaaatattattttatttattgattataaaaaaccttattggttaaaatttaggggccttttttttacttggggccttaaGCGACCGCTTTTTTTGCTCTAACATTCAGCCGGCACTAACCAAATCTAccaaggaatatatatatatata of Quercus lobata isolate SW786 chromosome 8, ValleyOak3.0 Primary Assembly, whole genome shotgun sequence contains these proteins:
- the LOC115956168 gene encoding non-functional pseudokinase ZED1-like; translation: MTNDRKEKERAFFENGSMLLEKLIAICNGKSIPIRSFSDEELKQATNNYDARLVIVQDELYWKWYKGSLYGRLVSIRKFEGGVHIIEGRGLSNYIINDLVISAKMSAHKNVLKLIGCCLETQPPILVHEFAANGSLANRIQGPGGSQQHQPLTWVSRLKIAREIAHAISYLHTVFSRPIIHRYIDMWNIFLDQHDVANLSNFELSISVPEGETHVQVDILSWCVGYMSPKYFATGKVTEKVDVYSFGALLLGLLTGQNSNDFTQLNNGECVDFPNQKKSVLD